Proteins co-encoded in one Amaranthus tricolor cultivar Red isolate AtriRed21 chromosome 7, ASM2621246v1, whole genome shotgun sequence genomic window:
- the LOC130818459 gene encoding uncharacterized protein LOC130818459 — translation MVDTYVREIIRLHGVSRTIFQEAFISKLCLRTAFHPATDGQAERTIQTLKDLLRCCILEFSGSWEQNLPLIDLRLVQENIKTAQSRKKIYADNRRRVLQFDEGDKLLHLKPDNNQPEYAEKSEQTSFQQTKRFILVGIFNSSKKMGSYQLGDSTFYSLIDTYANSGKFKSLERDFDRMKCECQFEKALNFYKSVVECWNMMPNVLTFNLMNWISLSSNKLSGVIPSWIGKLSNLAILKLSNNSFYGEIPSEMKQVSNSLPACCKVRVENIYDIALPQYHQAHN, via the exons ATGGTTGACACTTATGTTCGAGAAATTATAAGATTACATGGAGTATCGAGAACCATT tttcAAGAAGCATTCATATCTAAACTGTGTTTAAGAACCGCATTTCATCCAGCTACTGATGGCCAAGCAGAAAGAACCATCCAAACGTTgaaggatcttttgagatgttgtattcttgaatttAGTGGTTCATGGGAGCAGAATttgcctttgataga cttgagGTTGGTGCAAGAGAACATAAAGACAGCCCAAAGTAGAAAAAAGATTTATGCAGATAACCGTCGCAGAGTTTTGCAATTCGATGAAGGTGAtaaa CTGCTTCATCTCAAGCCCGACAATAATCAACCCGAATATGCAGAAAAGAGCGAACAAACTTCTTTCCAACAAACAAAAAGG TTCATCTTGGTGGGTATTTTTAATTCATCCAAGAAAATGGGTTCTTACCAATTGGGTGATTCCACCTTTTATTCTCTCATTGATACTTATGCTAATTCTGGGAAATTTAAGTCATTGGAGAGGGATTTTGATAGAATGAAATGTGAAT GTCAGTTTGAGAAGGCCTTGAACTTTTATAAAAGTGTTGTTGAATGTTGGAATATGATGCCTAATGTTCTAACTTTCAATTTGATGAACTGGATTTCGTTGTCGAGCAACAAATTGAGTGGAGTTATACCATCTTGGATTGGTAAATTGAGTAATCTTGCCATTCTCAAGCTCTCGAACAACTCGTTTTATGGTGAAATCCCATCTGAGATGAAGCA GGTATCCAACTCACTACCTGCATGTTGCAAGGTAAGGGTGGAAAACATTTATGACATTGCATTACCCCAATATCATCAAGCACACAACTAA
- the LOC130817648 gene encoding ATPase GET3A-like, giving the protein MASDQELSEEIPEGTLKNILDQDTLKWVFVGGKGGVGKTTCSSILAILLASVRQSVLIISTDPAHNLSDAFQQRFTKTPTLVNGFTNLFAMEVDPSVENEDLSGEGPDNFVSELANAIPGIDEAMSFAEMLKLVQTMDYSVIVFDTAPTGHTLRLLQFPSTLEKGLSKMMTLKNKFGGLLSQMTRLFGVEDDFGEDAILGRLEGMKDVIEQVNQQFRDPDLTTFVCVCIPEFLSLYETERLVQELAKFEIDTHNIIINQVIFDDEVVDSKLLKARMRMQERYIDQFYMLYEDFHITKLPLMPEEVTGLQALKSFSRHFLVSYEPAIKKGSIEELELRVTELKRQLNEAEEDLERLRKGKQKV; this is encoded by the exons ATGGCATCAGATCAGGAATTATCTGAGGAAATACCAGAAGGAACATTGAAGAACATTCTAGACCAAGATACCCTAAAATGGGTTTTTGTAGGAGGGAAAGGAGGTGTTGGTAAAACAACTTGTAGCTCCATTCTTGCAATTCTACTTGCAAGCGTGAGACAATCTGTTCTTATTATCTCAACTGATCCGGCCCACAATCTTAGTGATGCTTTTCAACAACGTTTTACAAAGACTCCAACCCTTGTTAATGGCTTCACCAATCTCTTTGCAATG GAAGTGGATCCGTCTGTAGAAAATGAAGATCTTTCTGGTGAAGGGCCTGATAATTTTGTATCAGAGCTGGCAAATGCAATCCCTGGAATTGATGAAGCCATGAGTTTTGCAGAAATGCTGAA ATTGGTTCAAACAATGGATTACTCAGTCATAGTGTTTGATACAGCTCCCACAGGGCATACACTTCGTCTTTTGCAATTCCCTTCCACTTTAGAAAAGGGGCTATCAAAAATGATGaccttgaaaaataaatttgggGGCTTGTTAAGTCAG ATGACTCGTCTCTTTGGTGTTGAAGATGACTTTGGAGAAGATGCAATCCTTGGCAGGCTTGAGGGCATGAAAGACGTAATCGAGCAAGTGAACCAGCAATTCAGGGATCCA gatttgacaACCTTTGTGTGTGTGTGCATTCCTGAGTTCTTATCTCTATATGAAACTGAAAGATTGGTGCAAGAACTCGCAAAGTTTGAGATTGATACtcataatattattatcaatcaAGTCATATTTGATGACGAAG TTGTTGACTCAAAGCTGCTGAAAGCAAGAATGAGAATGCAAGAGAGGTATATTGATCAGTTCTATATGTTATATGAAGACTTCCACATCACAAAGTTGCCATTGATGCCAGAAGAG GTGACTGGCTTGCAAGCATTGAAGTCGTTTTCACGGCATTTTCTTGTATCATATGAACCTGCAATCAAAAAAGGAAGTATCGAAGAGTTGGAATTAAGGGTAACTGAGTTGAAACGACAGTTGAATGAAGCCGAAGAAGATCTGGAGAGACTAAGAAAAGGGAAACAAAAGGTGTAA